Proteins from one Faecalibacterium sp. I3-3-33 genomic window:
- a CDS encoding PTS transporter subunit EIIC, producing MAKIDYNALAPFIVENVGGKKNIVSLTHCVTRLRFRLKDESKANTTALKEKNGILDVIQKGGQYQVVIGNAVEDAYDAVLKLGGIGAGGEVEAENTNTNQNLFDLFVSTISGIFTPLLGLMCGCGILKGLSVFLGALGVISTSSGTYVVINAIGDTIFYFFPVFIGFTAAEKFGMNRFVGAAVGAALLHPNISALRSSEVLFSVLGGTPFESNVTTTFAGIPVIMMNYASTVIPAVLAVFFASKVERLIKKICPAVVKMFLVPAFTLLIAVPVTLIIVGPVATWISDAIGMMFAVFHDFSPILSGALVGGLWQVLVMFGVHQGITPIMINNLMTNGFENVICCMQAVPFTTCAVVFAVYLKSKNKKIKETALPAAISSFFGVSEPSIYGVTLPLKVPFVITLFCSAVGGAIMGGLGVNMYTMGGMGLFAFPAYINPAVGFDISFYGVLIAVGIAMVLGFITTLIFYKDKDGVTVQDAKASKAAVKQKLGR from the coding sequence ATGGCCAAAATTGATTATAACGCTCTTGCTCCATTCATCGTTGAAAATGTTGGTGGGAAAAAGAACATCGTCTCATTGACACACTGCGTCACGCGTCTTCGATTCAGACTTAAGGATGAATCCAAGGCAAACACCACTGCATTGAAGGAAAAAAACGGGATCCTGGATGTAATTCAGAAAGGCGGTCAATATCAAGTTGTCATTGGCAACGCGGTTGAAGACGCTTATGATGCAGTGTTGAAGCTTGGCGGCATCGGGGCAGGCGGTGAGGTTGAAGCGGAAAACACTAATACGAACCAAAATCTCTTTGATCTGTTTGTGTCAACGATTTCCGGCATTTTTACTCCACTGCTTGGTCTGATGTGCGGCTGTGGCATCCTGAAAGGTTTGAGTGTTTTTCTTGGTGCACTGGGCGTGATCAGCACATCGTCCGGCACTTATGTGGTCATCAATGCTATTGGCGATACTATTTTTTACTTCTTTCCGGTATTTATCGGTTTTACCGCCGCAGAGAAGTTTGGTATGAATCGTTTTGTAGGCGCAGCTGTTGGTGCCGCTCTCCTGCATCCCAATATTTCAGCCCTTCGATCCAGCGAAGTGTTGTTTTCGGTTCTCGGCGGCACACCATTTGAAAGCAACGTGACCACGACCTTTGCAGGTATCCCCGTCATTATGATGAATTACGCATCGACTGTTATTCCCGCGGTTCTGGCCGTATTCTTTGCGTCCAAGGTAGAGCGTCTGATAAAAAAGATCTGCCCGGCTGTTGTCAAAATGTTCCTCGTTCCCGCATTCACACTTTTAATTGCTGTTCCTGTAACGTTGATTATCGTTGGTCCTGTCGCAACATGGATCAGCGATGCTATTGGCATGATGTTTGCAGTATTTCACGATTTTAGTCCGATTCTTTCCGGTGCACTGGTTGGCGGACTGTGGCAGGTACTGGTCATGTTTGGTGTCCATCAGGGAATCACTCCAATTATGATCAACAACCTTATGACCAATGGTTTTGAAAACGTCATCTGTTGTATGCAGGCGGTTCCTTTTACCACTTGCGCGGTCGTCTTTGCGGTATATCTGAAAAGTAAGAATAAGAAAATCAAAGAAACTGCTCTGCCTGCTGCAATCTCCAGCTTCTTCGGTGTAAGCGAACCTTCCATCTATGGTGTTACACTGCCTCTGAAAGTCCCCTTTGTGATCACGCTGTTCTGCTCTGCTGTTGGCGGTGCCATTATGGGGGGCTTGGGGGTCAATATGTATACTATGGGCGGCATGGGTCTATTTGCATTCCCCGCCTATATCAATCCTGCAGTTGGTTTTGATATTTCGTTCTACGGCGTTCTGATTGCAGTTGGCATCGCTATGGTACTTGGCTTTATCACAACGCTGATTTTTTATAAAGACAAAGATGGTGTGACGGTTCAGGATGCCAAAGCATCCAAGGCCGCAGTAAAGCAGAAGCTTGGCCGCTAA
- a CDS encoding MurR/RpiR family transcriptional regulator gives MTVLENMQAVLPSLPKNERKAAEYLLNYPHDIQRRSAELIAQDAGISRSAIVRLCQKLGYQGWSEFKYAYLHEPALAASAQEHNILTRYENIIQKLRQGVAADQLQTIVQIIHRANRVITLGNYHSGMSAQQMAFRLNRSGIDSHFMNDTSQMECYVSFIRSNDVVFIFSLSGDPLYESLVEQYVQRGASVILITMSTRTTLAKLVTQTVVLPFLSHERCNYLLDDAITFFMFIEMIIEALHEESSKQ, from the coding sequence ATGACAGTTCTGGAAAATATGCAGGCTGTGCTTCCCAGTCTCCCCAAAAACGAGCGCAAAGCCGCAGAATACCTGCTGAACTATCCGCACGATATCCAGCGCCGAAGCGCTGAGCTCATTGCACAGGATGCCGGCATCTCACGCAGTGCCATCGTTCGTTTATGCCAGAAACTCGGATATCAGGGATGGTCTGAGTTCAAATATGCCTATCTTCATGAACCGGCTCTGGCAGCTTCTGCACAGGAGCACAACATCCTGACCCGGTACGAAAACATTATCCAAAAGCTCCGTCAAGGGGTCGCCGCTGATCAGCTTCAGACGATCGTTCAGATCATCCACCGGGCCAATCGCGTTATCACTCTTGGCAACTATCACTCTGGCATGTCTGCACAGCAGATGGCTTTTCGTCTGAATCGTTCCGGCATCGACAGCCACTTTATGAATGATACTTCGCAGATGGAATGCTATGTTTCCTTCATCCGATCTAATGATGTTGTATTTATTTTTTCTCTCAGCGGTGATCCGCTTTATGAATCCCTTGTGGAACAATATGTTCAACGAGGAGCATCGGTCATTCTCATCACCATGTCGACCCGTACCACTCTCGCAAAACTTGTTACCCAGACGGTTGTGCTTCCTTTCCTTAGCCACGAGCGATGCAATTATCTTCTAGATGATGCGATTACTTTTTTCATGTTTATTGAGATGATCATAGAAGCGCTTCATGAAGAAAGCTCTAAGCAGTAA
- a CDS encoding anaerobic sulfatase maturase, with protein MKNLNFLIKPASSLCNMRCRYCFYEDEAVNRTEASTGRMTTETVDCLIQQAFAALDNRNSSVTFAFQGGEPTLAGLDYYRYFVEKVYQHNANHVHVNFAIQTNGLMIDEQWAVFLAENRFLVGISIDGTKALHDELRPDASGRSTWARVTKALSLLQKNKVDTNILCVVTRSCAKSPVKVYHTLQKLGGNYLQFTPCLDPLGKPRGSMPYSITPELYGHFLCGLFDEWYRDWQAGQYTSVRLFDDYIYLAMGMPAGTCATSGSCGNYLVVEGNGSLYPCDFYCLDEWKLGVVKDTSFVEIMQCDKERRFLKDGAEHPAECNSCRWRRMCFGGCKRDWYVDSTGNHNYLCGAFQMFFEHSFPRIEQIAKQQKACLY; from the coding sequence ATGAAAAATTTGAACTTTCTAATCAAACCGGCTTCAAGTCTGTGCAATATGCGTTGTCGCTACTGTTTTTATGAAGATGAAGCAGTCAATCGTACAGAAGCCAGCACTGGCCGAATGACGACTGAAACTGTCGATTGTTTGATTCAACAAGCCTTTGCTGCATTGGATAACAGGAACAGTAGCGTGACGTTCGCCTTTCAGGGAGGAGAACCAACACTTGCTGGGCTGGATTACTACCGTTATTTTGTTGAAAAGGTTTACCAGCATAACGCAAACCACGTCCACGTGAATTTTGCAATTCAGACAAATGGCCTGATGATTGATGAACAGTGGGCTGTTTTTCTGGCAGAAAATCGCTTCCTAGTGGGAATCAGTATAGATGGCACAAAAGCTCTTCATGATGAATTACGCCCAGATGCTTCTGGAAGATCCACATGGGCTCGCGTGACAAAAGCACTTTCTCTTTTGCAAAAAAATAAAGTTGATACAAACATCCTCTGTGTTGTTACACGATCGTGTGCAAAAAGCCCTGTCAAAGTGTATCATACGCTTCAGAAACTTGGTGGTAACTATCTGCAATTTACGCCGTGTCTTGATCCATTAGGTAAACCTCGTGGCAGTATGCCATATTCCATTACACCGGAACTTTATGGACACTTTTTATGTGGGTTATTTGATGAATGGTATCGGGATTGGCAAGCTGGTCAGTATACAAGCGTCCGTTTATTTGACGACTATATCTATCTTGCTATGGGAATGCCTGCAGGAACATGTGCCACAAGTGGAAGCTGTGGAAATTATCTTGTGGTGGAAGGAAACGGCTCTCTCTATCCTTGTGACTTTTACTGTTTAGACGAATGGAAACTGGGGGTAGTGAAGGATACGTCATTTGTCGAAATCATGCAATGCGATAAGGAGCGCCGTTTTTTGAAGGACGGAGCAGAACATCCTGCTGAGTGTAATTCATGCCGCTGGCGAAGAATGTGCTTCGGCGGCTGTAAACGGGATTGGTATGTAGATTCCACGGGAAATCATAACTATTTGTGTGGCGCTTTCCAGATGTTTTTTGAACATTCATTTCCCAGAATCGAACAAATTGCAAAACAACAGAAAGCTTGTTTATATTGA